In one window of Posidoniimonas corsicana DNA:
- a CDS encoding VOC family protein, which yields MNPHLPEQLFSKYEQGALSRRDLIAKLIGLGAAMAAVECPAAEPADDSSPVFKGKGLDHIALNVTDVARSQDFYAKHLGLTVQRDGGEQRCFMGPPGGDFILALFRSNSPGMNHYCFGIPGYQPDEAMEKLSKAGARPRREGDRIYFPDPDGITVQLAKWTPT from the coding sequence ATGAACCCGCATCTGCCCGAACAGCTATTCTCCAAATACGAGCAGGGCGCTCTCTCCCGTCGAGACCTGATTGCCAAACTGATTGGGCTGGGCGCGGCGATGGCCGCGGTCGAATGCCCTGCGGCGGAGCCCGCTGACGATTCCTCGCCGGTCTTCAAAGGGAAGGGGCTCGACCACATCGCGTTAAATGTGACCGACGTCGCACGTTCTCAAGATTTCTATGCAAAGCACCTAGGGCTGACCGTGCAGCGAGACGGAGGGGAGCAGCGTTGCTTCATGGGGCCGCCTGGGGGCGACTTTATCTTGGCGCTGTTCCGGTCGAACTCACCGGGCATGAACCACTACTGCTTTGGAATCCCGGGCTATCAGCCTGACGAGGCCATGGAGAAGCTGAGCAAGGCGGGCGCGAGGCCCCGCCGCGAGGGGGACCGGATCTACTTCCCAGACCCCGACGGGATCACGGTGCAACTCGCGAAATGGACGCCAACGTAG
- a CDS encoding ABC transporter substrate-binding protein produces the protein MTVSRRAFLTQSAGAASGLLLGRIAPAAHIRRPTTLRVLGTDVTMQEDIRRQAERDLGFSISFEARGSAGVLQKASTRPESFDVYEQWSNSIKVLYQANAIQPIETQRIGRWGEINPLSKTGRLSEDVKIGAGDAPHTLLHVQPDGALGPTRSETVSFVPYVHNVDSFGYNTARIKPGTPYESESWGWLLDPAHHGRVGLVNEPAIGIFDAALAAQARGLVSFADLGNMTRDEIDALFEVLTKLRRDGHFGGIWNSVPQSIRFMRSGRVDIESMFSPAVSELNGKGVPVRYAAPSEGYRGWHGVLCLSSKCNGAAKDAAYDYLNWWLEGWPGAYMARQGYYISIPERAREHLSPAEWDYWYEGLPARRALPGADGRTAVDAGDVRSGGSYAERFGNVAVWNTVMDSYEYSLIRWYELLTS, from the coding sequence ATGACGGTCTCTCGAAGAGCATTCCTGACGCAATCCGCCGGCGCCGCTTCGGGCCTGCTGCTCGGCCGCATCGCACCAGCCGCGCACATCCGTCGGCCGACCACGCTGCGGGTGTTGGGAACTGATGTCACGATGCAGGAGGACATCCGGCGCCAGGCGGAGCGGGACCTCGGCTTCAGCATCTCGTTTGAGGCGCGGGGGAGTGCGGGCGTGCTGCAGAAGGCCTCAACCCGCCCTGAGTCGTTCGACGTCTACGAGCAGTGGTCCAACAGCATCAAGGTGCTCTACCAGGCGAACGCGATCCAACCGATCGAGACGCAGCGGATCGGGAGGTGGGGCGAGATCAACCCCCTCAGCAAGACCGGTCGGCTGTCCGAGGACGTGAAGATTGGCGCCGGCGACGCCCCGCACACGCTGCTCCACGTCCAGCCAGACGGCGCCCTTGGGCCAACGCGGTCCGAAACGGTGAGCTTCGTCCCGTACGTCCACAACGTCGACTCTTTTGGCTACAACACGGCCCGCATCAAGCCGGGCACGCCGTACGAGTCGGAGAGTTGGGGGTGGTTGCTCGACCCTGCCCACCATGGCCGGGTGGGCCTGGTCAACGAGCCCGCCATCGGGATTTTCGACGCCGCGCTCGCCGCTCAGGCGCGGGGCCTCGTCAGCTTCGCCGATCTCGGCAATATGACGCGGGACGAGATCGACGCTCTGTTCGAGGTGCTCACCAAGCTCAGACGCGACGGCCACTTCGGCGGCATCTGGAACTCGGTGCCGCAATCGATCCGCTTCATGAGGTCCGGCCGCGTGGACATCGAGAGCATGTTCTCGCCGGCGGTGTCGGAGCTCAACGGGAAGGGGGTCCCGGTCCGCTACGCGGCGCCGAGTGAGGGGTACCGCGGCTGGCATGGCGTGCTCTGCCTGTCTTCTAAGTGTAATGGGGCAGCCAAGGACGCCGCCTACGACTACCTGAACTGGTGGCTTGAGGGATGGCCGGGCGCGTACATGGCACGGCAGGGGTACTATATCTCGATTCCCGAACGGGCGCGTGAGCACCTGTCGCCTGCCGAGTGGGACTACTGGTACGAGGGCCTGCCCGCACGCCGGGCGTTGCCAGGCGCCGATGGCCGCACCGCGGTGGACGCGGGCGACGTCCGCTCGGGCGGGTCCTACGCGGAGCGATTCGGGAACGTCGCGGTGTGGAACACCGTAATGGACTCCTATGAGTACAGTTTGATCCGTTGGTATGAGCTGCTGACATCCTGA
- a CDS encoding ATP-binding protein, with translation MADQSQESGFALSVSGKIGAGFAIVLVLHLSIVALGHYGLARAEADRAAQERLRTQVETLYQLDHAVGELQRNVLLYAFSGYRGPEHRVVELQDELGRLLKSVKSGPANAVVDPEVLTLMVSGLKTHREIFASVVTDRALRRTLVDEELAGLAEQLEQSLAAAAAPGEGEPFAAALSAFKSAQLKAMQFVHSPDSVRVHAVKQSVAECAAQLGRVTAAGADRDRMIALLAKYESAFLRMVQVTRGYLHLVNVVLAGEAEEFRRLAETVRSQCLSHADQLSMHMADQSSRFRQANNFISAMTIVLGVFASWLIGRNVASSLNAITATLVNLSKGVRCRHIPGIGRRDELGRMAAAAQVFKDKAEQTEILLAEVTRMKDLERRLAHAQKMESVGQLAAGIAHEINTPLQCVTNNIEYLRREMDAVLGASNPQHARASESEIPEAIDEASEAVQRVVEIVHAMRCMSHPGASELAPTDVNQTIENAVKISRNHWKEHAEVKLDLQAELPQPMAVSSELNQVVLNLVVNAADAIGEKRGERGPLGQITITTRAESRHVSIEVADSGAGIPAEVLPKVFDPFFTTKEIGVGSGQGLALAYNAVVNRLGGTLDVDSVEGQGAAFHIRIPLQSRDTHAVLDHEAVCI, from the coding sequence ATGGCCGATCAATCTCAAGAGTCTGGTTTCGCGCTAAGCGTGTCGGGAAAAATCGGCGCGGGCTTCGCTATCGTGCTGGTGCTGCACTTGTCGATTGTTGCGCTCGGCCACTATGGCCTCGCACGCGCAGAAGCAGATCGCGCAGCCCAGGAGCGACTACGCACCCAGGTCGAAACTCTTTATCAACTTGACCACGCCGTTGGAGAGTTGCAGCGTAACGTGCTGCTCTACGCCTTCAGCGGTTATCGAGGCCCAGAGCACCGGGTAGTCGAGCTGCAGGACGAGCTCGGGAGGCTGCTCAAGTCGGTCAAGTCGGGCCCGGCAAACGCTGTGGTGGACCCCGAAGTGCTGACGCTGATGGTGTCGGGCCTGAAGACGCACCGCGAGATCTTCGCGTCGGTCGTCACCGACCGCGCACTGCGACGCACCCTGGTGGACGAAGAGTTGGCCGGCCTTGCCGAGCAGCTCGAGCAGTCGCTCGCCGCGGCAGCCGCTCCGGGCGAAGGCGAGCCGTTCGCTGCAGCGTTGTCGGCGTTCAAGTCTGCTCAGCTCAAGGCGATGCAGTTTGTGCACAGCCCGGATTCCGTTCGGGTTCACGCGGTGAAGCAGAGCGTCGCCGAGTGTGCGGCCCAACTTGGTAGGGTGACTGCCGCCGGAGCAGACCGGGACCGAATGATCGCGTTGTTGGCGAAGTACGAGTCGGCGTTTCTGAGGATGGTGCAGGTGACACGCGGGTACTTGCACCTGGTCAACGTAGTGCTTGCCGGCGAGGCGGAGGAATTCCGCCGGCTTGCCGAGACGGTCCGATCGCAATGCCTTAGCCACGCCGATCAGCTGTCGATGCACATGGCGGACCAGAGCAGTCGTTTTCGGCAGGCCAACAACTTCATCTCTGCGATGACGATTGTGCTCGGTGTCTTCGCTTCGTGGCTGATCGGACGCAACGTCGCGTCGTCGTTGAACGCCATCACGGCGACCCTGGTGAACCTGTCCAAGGGCGTCCGCTGCCGGCACATTCCCGGCATCGGACGCCGTGATGAGCTCGGCCGCATGGCCGCCGCGGCACAGGTTTTCAAGGATAAGGCCGAGCAGACCGAGATCCTCTTGGCCGAGGTGACCCGCATGAAGGACCTCGAACGCCGACTCGCGCACGCCCAGAAGATGGAGTCAGTGGGACAGCTTGCTGCGGGCATTGCGCACGAGATCAATACGCCGCTTCAATGCGTTACCAACAACATCGAGTACCTACGCCGCGAGATGGACGCCGTGCTCGGTGCATCGAACCCTCAGCATGCACGCGCATCCGAATCAGAGATCCCCGAGGCCATCGACGAGGCATCCGAGGCAGTTCAGCGTGTGGTCGAGATCGTGCACGCGATGCGGTGCATGTCGCACCCGGGAGCATCGGAGCTTGCGCCCACTGACGTCAACCAAACGATCGAGAACGCGGTGAAGATCTCACGCAACCACTGGAAGGAGCACGCGGAGGTCAAACTCGATCTGCAGGCAGAGTTGCCACAGCCGATGGCGGTGAGCTCTGAGCTCAACCAGGTCGTGCTGAACCTGGTGGTGAACGCCGCGGACGCGATCGGCGAGAAACGTGGCGAACGCGGCCCCCTCGGTCAGATCACTATCACCACCAGGGCCGAGTCGCGGCACGTCAGCATCGAAGTGGCGGACTCCGGCGCCGGTATCCCGGCGGAGGTGCTCCCCAAGGTGTTCGACCCGTTCTTCACGACGAAAGAGATCGGCGTAGGCAGCGGGCAGGGGTTGGCGCTGGCCTACAACGCAGTGGTGAACCGCCTAGGCGGGACGCTTGATGTCGACTCGGTCGAAGGGCAGGGCGCCGCGTTCCACATCCGCATCCCGCTGCAGTCGCGCGACACGCACGCTGTGCTCGACCACGAGGCTGTCTGCATCTAG